In candidate division WOR-3 bacterium, one DNA window encodes the following:
- a CDS encoding glycosyltransferase family 4 protein produces the protein MTASRIKVLHIATAFPRHPGDVITPWLVKTLEKQREKGIEVEVFTSSYRGLKSQSLFGIKVHRFRYFFKRWEDLTHDENVPDRLNRSFRYKIILIFYLLFGLFAIYRLCRKEKFSIIQCHWPLPHSLFGYIGKKVCGAKLISSFYGAEMKLLKKNFLLKRFFRWLLSQSDAITAISNYGASLIREVLPDEKKRIVIVPFGAAIEVKKIKREEKNPIPQLLFVGRLVERKGVEYLIRAFAEVRKETPAFLTIIGDGKEREKLETLAKELGVGEAVRFTGFISSPELERYYEMCDIFILPAIFDAKGDTEMLGVVLLEAMSYQKPVIASGIGGITDIVKHQRTGILVKEKSVGELKEAILALLRDENLRREMGEAGYKFIQSQFSWERIIGDLSNLYQTLSAL, from the coding sequence TTGACCGCATCCCGGATAAAAGTCCTCCACATCGCCACTGCCTTTCCCCGGCATCCCGGGGATGTCATTACCCCTTGGTTGGTCAAAACCTTAGAAAAGCAGAGAGAAAAAGGGATTGAAGTTGAGGTATTCACCTCCTCCTACCGGGGATTAAAAAGTCAAAGCCTCTTCGGGATAAAGGTTCATCGCTTCCGTTATTTCTTTAAGAGATGGGAAGACCTAACCCACGATGAGAATGTTCCGGACCGACTAAACCGCTCCTTCCGCTATAAGATTATCCTTATCTTTTATCTCCTTTTTGGTCTTTTCGCCATTTATCGCCTCTGCCGGAAAGAAAAATTCTCTATTATCCAGTGCCATTGGCCTCTTCCCCATTCTCTATTCGGTTATATTGGAAAAAAGGTTTGTGGTGCAAAATTAATCTCTTCTTTTTACGGGGCGGAGATGAAGTTATTAAAGAAGAATTTTCTCCTTAAAAGATTTTTCCGCTGGCTCCTTTCCCAATCGGATGCCATAACCGCCATCTCTAATTACGGCGCCTCTTTAATAAGGGAAGTTTTGCCGGATGAGAAAAAGAGGATCGTAATCGTCCCTTTTGGGGCTGCGATTGAAGTTAAGAAAATAAAAAGAGAAGAAAAAAATCCAATCCCCCAACTCCTGTTTGTCGGCCGGCTGGTAGAAAGAAAGGGGGTAGAGTATTTAATTCGGGCATTCGCCGAAGTGAGAAAAGAGACCCCTGCTTTTTTAACAATTATTGGTGACGGTAAAGAAAGGGAAAAATTAGAGACATTGGCTAAGGAGTTAGGAGTGGGTGAAGCAGTAAGATTTACCGGTTTTATCTCTTCCCCGGAATTGGAAAGATATTACGAGATGTGCGATATCTTTATCTTGCCCGCAATCTTTGACGCCAAAGGTGATACCGAGATGTTGGGTGTTGTTTTATTGGAGGCGATGAGTTATCAAAAACCAGTCATCGCCTCCGGGATTGGTGGTATTACCGATATTGTGAAACACCAAAGGACCGGCATTTTAGTGAAGGAAAAATCTGTTGGCGAATTAAAAGAAGCAATCTTAGCACTTTTAAGAGACGAAAATCTCCGAAGGGAAATGGGTGAAGCCGGTTATAAATTTATCCAAAGCCAATTCTCTTGGGAAAGAATAATTGGCGATTTAAGTAATTTGTATCAAACCCTTAGCGCATTATGA